The following proteins come from a genomic window of Halanaerobiaceae bacterium ANBcell28:
- a CDS encoding polysaccharide biosynthesis protein: MNKFAFIIHPLELEDFHRKFSWAEKVPDSILERFTRILPPVKASHITGIKSICGKEIEGFFVGVTLTSKQMLSLPEDKVIRKIIKAGKLAEEMGAEIIGLGAFTSVVGDKGYTIAKELDIPVTTGNSYTVATAIEGTKLAANKMACDLKKSTLTVIGATGSIGRAVSLMMSNDVSKIILFARNERKLRELSSEIHDIAPCLDIVITRDIIEAVKESEIIVSASSAAETLFDPSLLLPGAIVCDVARPRDVALQVGRLREDVLVIEGGIVKVPGSVNFNFNFGYPPGTAYACMAETMMLALEGKFEDYSLGSIIEIEKVYDTIRMARKNGFRLAGLRSFERELTDEQINRIRKNAENKILASTIY, translated from the coding sequence ATGAATAAGTTTGCTTTTATAATTCATCCATTAGAACTTGAAGATTTTCATAGAAAGTTTTCCTGGGCTGAGAAGGTTCCTGACTCAATATTAGAGCGTTTTACACGTATTTTGCCACCAGTAAAAGCTTCTCATATTACTGGAATTAAATCTATTTGTGGGAAAGAAATAGAGGGTTTTTTTGTAGGTGTCACCTTAACATCAAAACAAATGCTTAGTTTACCAGAAGATAAAGTAATAAGAAAAATAATTAAAGCTGGTAAGTTGGCTGAAGAGATGGGGGCTGAAATAATTGGTTTAGGGGCTTTTACTTCTGTTGTAGGGGATAAAGGTTATACAATTGCAAAAGAACTTGATATTCCTGTGACAACTGGTAATAGTTACACAGTGGCCACAGCAATTGAAGGAACTAAATTAGCAGCAAATAAAATGGCCTGTGATCTTAAAAAAAGTACTTTGACCGTGATAGGAGCTACCGGTTCTATTGGTAGAGCAGTTAGCTTAATGATGAGCAATGATGTTAGTAAAATAATATTATTTGCTCGCAACGAAAGGAAATTGAGAGAATTAAGTAGTGAAATACATGATATTGCACCTTGTCTTGATATAGTCATAACAAGAGATATCATAGAAGCTGTTAAGGAATCTGAGATAATTGTAAGTGCTTCCAGTGCTGCAGAAACCTTATTTGATCCTTCTCTTTTATTGCCAGGGGCTATTGTTTGTGATGTGGCTAGACCAAGAGATGTGGCATTACAAGTTGGCCGACTACGAGAAGACGTTTTGGTAATAGAAGGAGGTATTGTAAAAGTTCCAGGGTCAGTTAATTTTAATTTTAATTTTGGCTACCCTCCAGGAACAGCTTATGCTTGTATGGCAGAAACAATGATGTTAGCTTTGGAAGGAAAATTTGAGGATTATAGTCTTGGTTCGATTATTGAAATTGAAAAAGTTTATGATACTATTAGAATGGCTAGAAAGAATGGTTTTAGATTAGCTGGTTTACGTAGTTTTGAAAGAGAACTGACAGATGAACAAATAAATAGAATAAGAAAAAATGCTGAAAATAAAATTTTAGCTAGTACTATTTATTAA